From the genome of Litoribrevibacter albus:
AAGAGCACCAGTTTCATGCTTCAGGGAAATCATAATGCCCGCCTTAAACAAATTTCTGTCGAGGCCGCTGAGTATGCGCTTCGTCAAGCCGAGAACCTTGTTCGAACTCAGGTGACCAGTAAGAGTGATATCGTTAATTTATTCACAGGCACAAATGGTCACTATAGCCAAGTTAGGGATGTCTCTCGGAGCCTGTCTCTCAGTCTATTGCCAATACAGTTTAATTATCGTGATCCCAGTCATTGGGTGAATGAGAATGGAAGTGTCCGAAATTGGACAGCAGAAGTTGATCGTCCAGGCTTTAGTGCCATTTCCATTGTGTACGATGATCGAGCGGACAGTGTAACGCGCATGGTTAAGCAGCCCTTGGCTGTGATCGAATACATGGGGCGGGATCGATACGATGTCATGACTTCAAGTGGTGGCTATGGGCCAGACCCTCAAGCCAAAGAAATGTTTAGAGTGACGGTTATAGGATGGGGGCCACAAGGCATTTCCTCTACGGTACTACGAAGCCATGTGGCATTAGCGATTAGATAAGGACGTCTGAATGAAACCCAATGCCTTTAAATATATTTGTTTGCTCTTCTCATTGATTGCTATTTCAACAGCGTTTGCTGCGCCAGGTGATCTAGCTGAGCGTCCTTTGTTTCTAGGGCACTCCGTTAAGTCTAATATCATGCTGATAGCGGACGATTCTGGGAGTATGGGATGGCGACTGCTAAGAACCAAGGAAGCCAAGACAATATACCCTTCGAAAAAAAATTCAGGTGATTCTTATTACATCAGTGACCATGGGTACTATGTTAGGTATGGAGAGTTATTTCCTGATTATGACTTAGATGGTGTTTTTTCTCATACTTATCAGGATTGTAACTTTTGGGGCAATTGCACATG
Proteins encoded in this window:
- a CDS encoding pilus assembly PilX family protein, whose protein sequence is MRPIGIVQKQKGSVLLITLAVIILLTIWGIAAVKSTSFMLQGNHNARLKQISVEAAEYALRQAENLVRTQVTSKSDIVNLFTGTNGHYSQVRDVSRSLSLSLLPIQFNYRDPSHWVNENGSVRNWTAEVDRPGFSAISIVYDDRADSVTRMVKQPLAVIEYMGRDRYDVMTSSGGYGPDPQAKEMFRVTVIGWGPQGISSTVLRSHVALAIR